A DNA window from Impatiens glandulifera chromosome 7, dImpGla2.1, whole genome shotgun sequence contains the following coding sequences:
- the LOC124945951 gene encoding cyclin-U1-1 has protein sequence MLELRDSGVEIDDESTSSSSPRVLSVLSSALEKLVARNDGLIRGTELLMGKSLSAFNGMRAPSISISKYLERIYKYTNCSPSSFVVGYVYIDRLAHKHPDSLVVSHNIHRLIVTSVMIASKMLDDVHYNNAFYAKVGGVSNAELNKMELELLFLLDFGVSVGSSIFESYCVYLEKEMLLNNINKVPIDHVNSLEQL, from the exons ATGTTAGAATTAAGGGATTCAGGCGTGGAAATCGATGATGAATcgacatcatcatcatctccaCGAGTTCTTTCTGTATTATCATCGGCTCTGGAGAAGCTTGTGGCACGAAATGATGGGTTAATTAGGGGTACTGAATTGCTTATGGGGAAGAGCTTGAGTGCTTTCAATGGAATGAGAGCACCAAGTATTAGCATATCCAAGTATTTGGAGAGAATTTACAAGTATACAAATTGTAGCCCTTCGAGCTTCGTAGTTGGGTATGTTTATATTGATAGATTGGCACATAAGCACCCGGATTCATTAGTCGTATCGCATAATATTCATCGATTGATCGTCACCAGTGTTATGATTGCCTCCAAGATGCTTGATGATGT ACATTACAACAATGCGTTTTACGCTAAGGTGGGAGGAGTAAGCAATGCAGAGCTAAACAAAATGGAATTGGAGCTTCTTTTTTTACTGGATTTCGGAGTTTCAGTCGGTTCCAGTATTTTTGAGAGTTATTGTGTCTATCTTGAAAAGGAAATGCTTTTAAACAACATCAACAAAGTGCCCATTGACCATGTCAACTCACTTGAACAATTGTGA
- the LOC124945602 gene encoding zinc finger CCCH domain-containing protein 13, producing MVVRNPSNFKTRLCILYQREGRCPRETCTFAHGETELRRFTNTLNDRRDHRHNDLRDKLDRKRSPVRRHSPGKDERVRNSLRGNSPNRSPKISDRNRRMEIDDRSDFSGSAKISVGTDDHLSGRKQLSSNTRSVLHEHLRQVQSDIIMLDEDKYKLEVYLQERTHEADRLTSRIKELEAQLSQESEECKRITSKMKKFLKAHERHLHLQEELNRSQSRLQKLGEQLGSDSIRLGDNEDSNINILSDGGVASPRKKRPRINSRIATDVSKSDVERELNPVGMIGLEKRSRWDKNNVRADGEDNGYQRTRENMKKMEKNASFNVLSADKYKGGGGEQAGLPPTSMAAHAEDQVIEMIDGEENVDVVGIGSVGSQIEAAASRSSRRLPFLPPPLPPPPQNKYKGDNKNVNGNEEELVDVDIV from the exons ATGGTGGTAAGGAATCCAAGCAATTTCAAGACGAGGCTGTGCATTCTGTATCAGAGAGAAGGACGTTGTCCGCGTGAAACCTGCACGTTTGCTCATGGAGAAACCGAGCTTCGACGGTTCACTAATACTTTAAACG ATAGACGAGATCACAGACATAATGACTTGCGAGATAAGCTCGACAGAAAACGTTCTCCAGTGCGAAGACATTCTCCTGGAAAAGATGAAAGAGTCCGGAATTCTTTGCGCG GTAACAGTCCTAACAGATCCCCAAAAATTAG TGATAGAAATAGAAGAATGGAGATAGATGATCGAAGTGATTTCTCAGGGAGTGCCAAAATATCTGTTGGCACTGACGACCATCTTAGTGGTAGAAAGCAGTTATCATCTAATACCAGAAGCGTTCTTCATGAGCAT TTGAGGCAAGTGCAGTCAGACATTATCATGCTCGATGAGGACAAATACAAGTTAGAG GTTTACCTGCAAGAGAGGACACATGAAGCAGATCGTTTGACTTCTAGAATAAAGGAGCTTGAGGCACAACTATCGCAAGAGAGTGAGGAATGCAAGAG GATTACttcaaaaatgaagaaatttctTAAAGCACATGAGCGTCACTTGCACTTACAGGAAGAACTAAACAg ATCACAGTCACGACTTCAGAAACTAGGAGAGCAACTAGGTTCAGACTCCATTCGACTTGGTGATAATGAGGATTCAAATATCAATATCTTAAGTGATGGGGGGGTTGCTTCTCCAAGAAAGAAAAGGCCTAGAATCAATTCAAGAATTGCTACTGATGTTTCAAAATCAG ATGTGGAAAGAGAATTGAATCCAGTGGGAATGATTGGATTGGAGAAACGATCTAGGTGGGATAAAAACAACGTGAGAGCTGATGGAGAAGATAATGGTTATCAACGCACCAGAGAGAACATGAAGAAAATGGAGAAGAATGCCTCTTTTAATGTCCTTTCAGCAGATAag TACAAAGGTGGTGGTGGTGAGCAAGCTGGTTTGCCACCAACCAGCATGGCAGCACATGCAGAAGATCAAGTTATTGAAATGATAGATGGGGAGGAAAATGTTGATGTGGTGGGAATCGGCTCTGTTGGATCTCAGATAGAGGCTGCTGCTTCACGTTCATCCCGACGATTGCCATTTCTACCTCCACCACTTCCTCCACCGCCTCAAAATAAG TACAAGGGAGACAATAAGAATGTTAATGGGAATGAAGAAGAACTAGTGGATGTGGATATTGTTTGA